A genome region from Hymenobacter tibetensis includes the following:
- a CDS encoding reprolysin-like metallopeptidase: MLSPFTFSWRSCKTALLGGLFLTAGAPLAATAQRVLWADATEAMPAAARATTQALSQYRAVSVQLPALRSALANAPAETNLRTSGTVISLPLPNGTSERYRMAQVPVMDPRLAARYPMIKTYVGQSLDDATASVRLDVSPAGFHAMIQGAGRTVYIDPAADGNATQHLVFNKSSMNMSGQSYACFTNEPVSTLPTSAAALIPNGSTLRTYRLAMACTGEYAATKGGTTAGALAAIVTSINRVSGVYEKELAIRFVLIPETDTLIFLDAATDPYTNLSNGATLNTNQTVVDQRIGAANYDIGHIFNTADGGIAGLGVVCRAGNKARGSTGLPNPTGDAFDIDYVAHEIGHQFGGAHTFNGNTGSCAGGNRSANSAYEPGSGTTIMAYAGICGTANNLQPNSDPYFHSQSFDQIVAYVNGLGNCSVNTATGNTAPVVNAGNNYRIPIGTPFTLTGSATDANSDPLTYSWEQFNLGPQGPPTAPVGDAPIFRVFSPVPTPVRTFPRQSDLLANTVTIGEVLPTYSRRLVFRLVARDNRATGGGVDYDSMNVVVSGTAGPFLVTLPNTASASWQAGAPQQVAWDVANTTAAPISAANVDILLSTDGGQTFPTVLLANTPNDGFENVTVPTTVAATTTARIKVQASGNIFFDLSNQNFTIRNSGTPTFFLSTAATQISSICPGASVTVPVTVGAIQGFTGTVALSAANLPAGVTVSYSNNSPVVGDVVQATIATTNAVASGLYTISLSGTSGTQTQTQQLSFQVLPAATAAAVTVAPAAGTRVGPRPRFTWTPVPNATTYELQVASDASFSTILFTQAGINAINFTPASLNLTAGTTYYWRVRGISVCSTAPYSPGVAFQVGALTCSTLAATQVPVVIQAGAASSVTSVLNVQTTEQVGNIRIRNLTLTHPNIGELTVSLTNPAGRTVVLLANACPGTANLNLSLSDDAMAAITCPLAVGATYRPANPLADLLNDPANGNWTLTVADNTPGNGGELTGWSLELCTLGEAPAAPAALTAILGPVVNNSAGVNLIWLDNANNETGYQIERTGANNNTFQLLTTTAPNATFATDQISAANGTYCYRIRAINPVGPSAYSNESCVTVTVLAKQNEALLRGVQVFPNPSTGVFQVNVDNAQRGKITLRVTDALGRTVEQVALNKSGAPLQHSLDLTKLSTGLYQLHLDMPEGTAVVKIMKQ; this comes from the coding sequence ATGTTATCACCTTTTACTTTCTCGTGGCGCTCCTGCAAAACAGCCCTGTTAGGGGGGCTGTTTCTGACGGCCGGGGCCCCGCTTGCTGCCACGGCGCAACGGGTGTTATGGGCTGATGCCACCGAGGCTATGCCCGCCGCTGCCCGCGCTACCACCCAAGCCCTAAGCCAATACCGCGCTGTAAGTGTGCAGCTACCCGCCTTGCGGAGTGCCTTGGCCAACGCCCCGGCTGAGACCAATCTGCGCACTTCGGGCACTGTTATATCCTTACCGCTACCCAACGGCACATCGGAGCGTTACCGCATGGCACAGGTACCGGTGATGGACCCGCGGCTGGCGGCCCGCTATCCGATGATTAAAACCTATGTTGGGCAGAGCCTAGACGACGCTACAGCTAGCGTCCGGCTGGATGTGTCGCCGGCTGGTTTCCACGCTATGATTCAGGGCGCTGGCCGCACAGTGTATATTGACCCCGCTGCTGATGGCAATGCAACGCAGCACCTTGTGTTCAACAAGAGCAGCATGAACATGAGCGGCCAGAGCTACGCATGCTTCACCAATGAGCCGGTATCTACCTTGCCTACTTCGGCGGCAGCCCTGATTCCTAACGGTTCTACGTTGCGTACTTACCGCTTGGCCATGGCGTGCACCGGCGAGTACGCTGCTACCAAAGGCGGTACCACAGCAGGAGCACTGGCAGCCATCGTAACGTCGATAAACCGTGTGAGTGGTGTGTATGAGAAAGAACTGGCTATCCGTTTCGTGTTGATTCCAGAGACGGACACCCTTATTTTCTTGGATGCTGCCACTGACCCCTACACCAACCTCAGCAACGGCGCAACGCTGAACACCAACCAAACAGTTGTTGATCAGCGCATTGGCGCAGCCAACTACGACATTGGCCACATTTTCAATACCGCTGATGGCGGCATTGCCGGCCTTGGCGTGGTATGCCGCGCTGGCAATAAAGCTAGAGGTTCCACAGGCTTGCCTAACCCAACGGGCGACGCTTTCGATATCGACTACGTGGCGCACGAAATTGGTCACCAGTTTGGCGGAGCCCACACGTTCAATGGCAACACCGGCAGCTGCGCTGGCGGCAACCGGTCGGCTAACTCAGCCTACGAGCCCGGCAGTGGTACTACCATTATGGCATACGCCGGCATCTGCGGCACGGCCAACAACTTGCAGCCGAACAGTGACCCGTACTTCCACTCGCAGAGCTTCGACCAAATTGTTGCGTATGTGAACGGGTTGGGCAACTGCAGCGTGAATACCGCTACCGGCAACACGGCTCCCGTGGTAAATGCGGGCAACAACTACCGTATTCCAATTGGCACGCCATTCACGCTCACCGGCTCGGCCACCGACGCCAACAGCGACCCACTGACTTACTCGTGGGAACAGTTCAACTTAGGTCCCCAGGGTCCTCCTACTGCTCCGGTTGGTGATGCGCCTATCTTCCGGGTTTTCTCGCCGGTGCCAACACCGGTTCGTACGTTCCCTCGCCAGTCTGATTTGCTTGCCAACACGGTTACTATCGGCGAGGTGCTGCCAACCTACTCGCGCCGGCTGGTTTTCCGGCTTGTAGCCCGCGACAACCGCGCCACTGGCGGCGGTGTAGACTATGACTCGATGAACGTGGTAGTATCAGGAACGGCTGGTCCTTTCCTGGTGACGCTGCCTAACACGGCTTCGGCCTCGTGGCAGGCAGGTGCGCCGCAGCAAGTAGCTTGGGACGTAGCCAACACCACCGCGGCTCCGATCAGCGCCGCCAACGTAGACATTCTGCTCTCTACGGATGGTGGTCAGACGTTCCCAACGGTATTGCTGGCTAACACTCCGAACGATGGTTTCGAGAATGTAACAGTTCCTACTACGGTAGCGGCCACCACTACGGCCCGCATCAAAGTGCAGGCATCGGGCAACATCTTCTTCGACCTTTCCAACCAGAATTTCACCATTCGCAACAGCGGCACGCCTACTTTCTTCTTGAGCACGGCCGCCACTCAGATTTCGTCTATCTGCCCCGGAGCTTCCGTCACGGTGCCCGTTACGGTAGGCGCTATTCAGGGCTTCACTGGCACGGTAGCACTATCTGCGGCTAACTTGCCAGCGGGTGTTACGGTGAGCTACAGCAACAACAGCCCCGTAGTGGGCGACGTTGTGCAGGCTACCATCGCCACTACCAATGCAGTAGCATCGGGCTTGTACACTATTTCCCTCAGCGGCACCAGTGGTACGCAAACCCAAACCCAGCAACTTTCCTTCCAGGTACTACCAGCGGCTACGGCGGCGGCCGTTACAGTGGCGCCCGCAGCAGGCACCCGTGTAGGCCCACGCCCACGCTTCACCTGGACTCCCGTTCCGAATGCCACTACGTATGAGTTGCAAGTAGCATCGGATGCCAGCTTCAGCACCATCCTGTTCACCCAAGCCGGCATCAATGCCATCAACTTCACGCCTGCTTCGCTGAATCTGACGGCGGGTACGACGTACTACTGGCGTGTGCGCGGCATCAGCGTATGCAGCACGGCTCCGTATTCTCCTGGCGTTGCGTTCCAAGTAGGCGCACTCACCTGCTCTACCTTGGCGGCCACGCAAGTACCGGTTGTTATTCAGGCCGGTGCCGCTAGCTCGGTTACGTCGGTACTGAACGTGCAAACGACCGAGCAGGTCGGTAACATCCGAATCCGTAACCTCACGCTTACTCACCCCAACATTGGCGAACTAACGGTTTCGCTCACGAACCCCGCTGGCCGGACGGTGGTCCTGCTGGCTAACGCCTGCCCTGGCACTGCCAACCTCAATTTGAGCCTCAGCGACGACGCCATGGCGGCTATAACTTGCCCACTGGCTGTTGGTGCCACGTACCGTCCCGCCAACCCACTGGCTGATCTGCTCAACGACCCAGCCAATGGTAACTGGACCCTAACTGTTGCGGACAATACGCCCGGCAACGGCGGCGAGCTTACCGGTTGGAGCCTAGAGCTTTGCACCCTCGGTGAAGCTCCAGCGGCCCCAGCAGCCCTCACGGCTATTTTGGGCCCTGTAGTGAACAACAGTGCTGGTGTAAACCTGATCTGGCTCGACAATGCTAACAACGAAACTGGCTACCAGATTGAGCGCACCGGTGCCAACAACAACACGTTCCAGCTCCTCACCACCACGGCCCCCAATGCCACGTTTGCTACCGACCAGATCAGTGCGGCAAACGGTACGTATTGCTACCGCATCCGGGCTATCAACCCCGTAGGGCCATCGGCTTACTCCAACGAAAGCTGCGTGACTGTTACTGTGTTGGCTAAGCAGAACGAGGCGTTGCTACGTGGTGTGCAAGTATTCCCCAACCCGAGCACTGGCGTATTCCAAGTGAATGTTGACAACGCACAGCGCGGCAAGATTACACTTCGCGTTACGGATGCCTTAGGCCGTACGGTAGAGCAAGTTGCCCTCAACAAATCGGGCGCGCCGCTACAACACTCACTCGACCTAACTAAGCTAAGCACAGGCTTGTATCAGCTCCACCTCGACATGCCAGAAGGCACCGCCGTAGTGAAGATTATGAAGCAGTAA
- a CDS encoding T9SS type A sorting domain-containing protein, which yields MKTRIQVWATAFRRLSAMLTGAALTIGSASAQVNNYTFTAASGTYTQLTGGTAVPALLTDDALSPAIQIGFPFAYDGTIYSQLQASSNGFLTFNTANTELGQENNLAGGAPARPLLAPLWDDLSGVPSDRGGAASYLTTGTAPNRVFTFEWRNSLWDYDAPAPSVSFQVKLYEGSNNIEFVYQPEGGALNSASASIGLGGLGSGTAAGTFVALSNASTAPTASTTVDPRNIAAVPAAGQIYRFAPPANVCGPLRNFTVSAVTTTTATLTFMPGAGHTSYTVTYTPTGGTPTTIAPAPTTSPIVITGLSASTTYALRIQANCASGVTGETLDRSFSTTPENDNPCNAIALPAPSSTAAPLSATNLGATTTTSTVAPGYTNPPPMGCGVAVNPKDVWFRFTTNATGAGSTTVGIATTGTAAGSIRVFSATSCSLGFTPVACKGGETNNTNAGSLNVTGLTPNTTYYVAVAPYATSDVQGPFTIAVGSTVLSTQQQLAKGEVSVFPNPTTTGQLTVRVSGISSLATAQVALLNTLGQVVAERTLSVRGGLAEQSLSTAALTKGIYMLRVQAGHETVVRKVVVE from the coding sequence ATGAAAACACGCATACAAGTATGGGCTACCGCCTTCCGCCGCCTGTCGGCAATGTTGACCGGAGCTGCTCTGACTATTGGCTCCGCGTCGGCTCAGGTAAACAATTACACCTTTACGGCTGCTTCTGGCACGTATACGCAGCTAACAGGTGGCACCGCTGTGCCGGCTCTACTCACGGATGACGCGCTATCACCTGCCATTCAAATAGGGTTTCCTTTCGCGTATGATGGGACCATTTACAGTCAGCTGCAAGCTTCCTCCAATGGCTTCCTGACTTTCAATACTGCCAACACTGAACTTGGCCAAGAAAACAACCTGGCAGGTGGTGCTCCGGCGCGCCCACTACTGGCCCCGCTCTGGGACGATTTGAGTGGTGTGCCAAGTGATAGGGGTGGGGCGGCTTCCTACTTGACTACCGGCACCGCTCCGAACCGTGTATTTACGTTCGAGTGGCGTAATTCTCTTTGGGATTACGATGCTCCTGCTCCAAGTGTATCATTTCAGGTAAAGCTGTATGAGGGCTCCAACAATATCGAATTTGTTTATCAGCCTGAGGGTGGGGCACTCAATAGCGCTTCTGCCTCTATTGGGTTGGGCGGATTAGGCTCCGGAACGGCGGCAGGTACTTTTGTGGCACTCAGCAATGCCTCTACTGCCCCAACTGCTAGCACAACTGTCGATCCGCGTAATATTGCTGCCGTACCAGCCGCCGGCCAGATTTACCGCTTTGCGCCGCCTGCTAACGTCTGCGGTCCGTTGCGCAATTTCACAGTGAGTGCCGTAACCACTACTACGGCTACCCTCACGTTTATGCCAGGCGCTGGCCATACCAGCTATACTGTAACCTACACGCCAACAGGAGGTACGCCTACCACCATTGCCCCCGCGCCCACCACTTCACCCATCGTGATTACGGGGCTTAGTGCTAGCACGACCTATGCGCTCAGAATCCAAGCTAATTGCGCTAGCGGTGTAACGGGTGAGACACTGGATAGAAGCTTCTCTACCACTCCCGAAAACGACAACCCATGTAATGCCATTGCACTCCCAGCGCCATCCAGCACTGCCGCGCCTTTGAGTGCTACCAATTTAGGCGCTACCACCACCACGAGCACAGTGGCTCCTGGCTATACCAATCCACCGCCTATGGGTTGTGGAGTGGCTGTTAACCCGAAAGATGTGTGGTTCCGCTTCACGACCAACGCTACTGGTGCAGGCAGCACCACGGTAGGTATTGCCACTACAGGCACTGCGGCTGGCTCCATCCGGGTATTCTCGGCTACTTCCTGTTCTTTAGGCTTCACGCCAGTGGCTTGCAAAGGCGGCGAGACCAACAACACAAATGCTGGCTCGTTGAACGTAACCGGCCTTACGCCTAATACCACCTATTACGTTGCTGTGGCGCCTTATGCTACGTCCGACGTACAGGGGCCTTTCACTATTGCTGTTGGCAGTACCGTACTAAGCACGCAACAGCAGTTGGCAAAGGGTGAAGTAAGCGTATTCCCGAACCCTACTACCACTGGTCAGCTAACCGTGCGTGTAAGCGGAATTAGCAGCTTAGCAACGGCGCAGGTGGCACTCCTGAACACGCTGGGCCAGGTTGTTGCAGAACGTACGCTGTCGGTGCGAGGTGGCTTGGCAGAGCAGTCGTTGTCTACGGCCGCGCTGACCAAAGGCATCTACATGCTGCGTGTGCAAGCTGGTCACGAAACTGTAGTCCGGAAAGTGGTGGTGGAATAG